The proteins below are encoded in one region of Triticum aestivum cultivar Chinese Spring chromosome 1B, IWGSC CS RefSeq v2.1, whole genome shotgun sequence:
- the LOC123088048 gene encoding tryptamine hydroxycinnamoyltransferase 2 → MTVTVEITQSMVLEPSRESARGGGKKVPLTVFDRASTDGYIPAVFAWNVPAPTNDALKAGLVAAVARFPHLAGRFAADDHGRKCFHLNDAGVLVLEATADADLADALAHDVSAHINELYPKAEKERANEPIFQAQLTRYACGGLVIGTACHHQVADGQSMSVFYTAWASAVRTDLAVLMSPFVDRSATVVPRSPPTSAYDHRNIEFKGGLSRSHSYGVLPMDRIKNLAVHFPDEFVADLKARVGTRCSTFQCLLAHAWKKITAARDLAPDDFTQVRVAVNCRGRAKPPVPMDFFGNMVLWAFPRMQVRDLLSSSYPTVVASIRDAVALVDDEYIQSFIDFGEAERGVIEDGGEELASTAATPGTMFCPDLEVDSWLGFRFHDLDFGCGPPCAFLPPDLPIEGIMIFVPSCDPKGGVDLFMALDDQHVQAFKQICYSMD, encoded by the exons ATGACAGTGACGGTGGAAATCACGCAGAGCATGGTGCTCGAGCCCTCACGGGAGTCGGCCCGCGGCGGCGGCAAGAAGGTGCCTCTCACCGTCTTCGACCGCGCCTCCACGGACGGCTACATCCCGGCCGTCTTCGCGTGGAACGTGCCGGCGCCGACCAACGACGCGCTCAAGGCCGGCCTCGTTGCCGCCGTCGCCAGGTTCCCGCACCTCGCCGGGAGGTTCGCTGCCGACGACCACGGCCGGAAGTGCTTCCACCTCAACGACGCCGGGGTGCTTGTTCTCGAGGCCACCGCGGACGCGGACCTTGCCGATGCGCTGGCGCACGACGTGTCCGCGCACATCAACGAGCTCTACCCGAAGGCCGAAAAG GAACGTGCGAATGAGCCCATCTTCCAGGCGCAGCTGACGAGGTACGCGTGCGGCGGTCTGGTGATCGGCACCGCCTGCCATCACCAGGTCGCTGACGGTCAGTCCATGAGCGTCTTCTACACCGCTTGGGCCAGCGCCGTCCGCACCGACTTGGCAGTTCTCATGTCGCCGTTCGTCGATCGCTCGGCCACCGTTGTCCCCCGAAGCCCACCGACGTCGGCGTATGATCACCGGAATATCGAGTTCAAGGGCGGGCTCAGCCGGAGCCACTCCTATGGTGTCCTCCCCATGGACAGGATCAAGAACCTGGCCGTGCACTTCCCGGACGAGTTCGTCGCCGACCTCAAGGCCCGTGTGGGCACGCGCTGCAGCACGTTCCAGTGCCTACTTGCGCACGCGTGGAAGAAGATCACGGCGGCGCGGGATCTGGCGCCGGATGATTTCACGCAGGTGAGGGTCGCCGTCAACTGCCGCGGCCGCGCAAAGCCTCCCGTGCCCATGGACTTCTTCGGGAACATGGTGCTCTGGGCGTTCCCGAGGATGCAGGTTCGGGACCTCCTGTCCAGCAGCTACCCAACGGTGGTCGCCTCCATCCGGGACGCCGTCGCCCTCGTCGACGACGAGTACATTCAGTCGTTTATCGACTTCGGGGAGGCGGAGCGCGGCGTGATTGaagacggcggcgaggagctagcTTCGACGGCAGCGACGCCAGGGACAATGTTTTGCCCTGACCTGGAGGTTGATAGCTGGCTCGGGTTCCGCTTCCACGACCTCGACTTTGGGTGCGGGCCGCCCTGCGCATTCCTACCGCCGGACCTGCCCATCGAAGGAATAATGATCTTCGTGCCGTCCTGCGACCCCAAGGGCGGTGTCGACCTCTTCATGGCGCTCGATGACCAACACGTCCAGGCTTTCAAGCAGATCTGCTACTCCATGGACTAG